Sequence from the Methanosarcina siciliae T4/M genome:
GGTTTTGTCGTAAAACCTATGAAAGCAAGGACAGCAGCAAAACCACGAAATTAAAGATAAGTTTGCAGATTTCAAGTGAGTTAAGAGATCAGAGCCAAATCCAGACACTGACATGTCCGAAAACCTGAGCCTCTCAGACAGCCTTAGAATCAATTTTTTTAAAAAATAACCATATCCACAAAAAGTCAACATCGACACATAAAATAAATTAAATTAGTAAAACGCACTCAATTTTTCATTTTTTTAAAACAGTAACCTGAAAAGAAGTACTATTAAACCGCGTTTTGCATGCATCTAAAACCTATAACAGTATGAATTTAAGATATGATTACAAAAAAGTATTTATCCTTATTAATATGGTTGCAATGGGTATATAACTTTGAAGCCATCAAAAAACAGAGAACAAAATAGAAGAAAAAGGAGCCGGGAAGGAAAGAGGCAAAAAATGGGGAGTTAGCTGTCGGAAACAAAACCGCAAACCTGTTCCGAATGCCTCTTAACAGCTCAAAACCTTATCAAGGAAATACTGGTGGATGCGCAGATCATCGGTTAATTCCGGATGGAAAGCAAGAGCCAGCACATTTCCCTGCTCTGCAGCAATAATCATGTCTTCAAGCCTGGAAAGCACGCGCACACCAGGCCCGCAGCTAATGATTCCCGGAGCCCGGATGAACACCCCGGTAAACGGAGAGTCAAGAATAACCACATCAAGCTCTGCCTCAAAGGAATCCCTCTGTCTCCCAAAAGCGTTCCTGTTAACCCTGGTATCCATGATCCCGAGCAGCTCCTGCCCGGTTTTTTCTACCTGCCGGTCCCCTTCCTTTGCAAGCACGATCAGCCCCGCACAGGTCCCGAGAACCGGAACTCCCCTTGCAGCAGCCTCCTTAATCTCCTCTCCAATTCCCTCACGCGCAAGCAGCCGGCAGAGCGTTGTGCTCTCCCCGCCGGGGATCACAATTCCGCTGCACTCCGGAACAATCCCCTTATGCTTTATCTCAACTACCTCAGCCTCAACCCCTCTCTCTGCAAGGGCTCTCCTCAAAGCATCAACATGCTCGGAAACCGCTCCCTGAATAGCGATTACACCTATCTTCATGAAAAACACCATTTTCCGGAAATTAATCCTCTATTTCTTTAATCAAAAACCCTGAAAAAATAAATTGATTTTATTCTTACAAACCTGCAAGAATAAATCTGTTTTTAAAAAATTGAATTTTAGCCCCTTGAAAGAAGCTAATTATTATAATCCGTTTATGGTCCTCTTGCGCGAAACTGTCTGTAAAAACCCGTAAATTAGTCCTCTTGAGCGAGCGAAGCGAGTGAAAAGGACGGCGGGCTCCCGAATCGCAATTCGGGTGACGCAACTCGGGATTGTGGATTTTACCAACCGCGCTCCTGAAGGGCTTCCTGGGCAGGGATCATGTCAGCACTTATGCCTTTCATGCCCGCGCCCACGCCTTTTGAGATCTCGGCAAGTTTTGCAGGGTTATCGTAGTTATTTACGGCTTCAACGACTGCTTTTGCCATCTTTTCAGGGTTTTCGGCTTTAAAGATGCCTGAGCCTACAAAAACCCCGTCCGCACCAAGGCGCATCATAAGCGCGGCATCGGCAGGGGTTGCAACTCCTCCGGCTGCAAAGTTTACTACAGGCAGGCGCTGCATTTTGGATGTTTCGACCACAAGCTCGATCGGGGCTTCGATTTCCCTGGCAACCATTATAAGTTCTTCTTTGGTCTTGCCTGCAAGGGCCCGGATTTCACCCTGGATCTGCTTCATATGCTTTACTGCCTGGCTAACGTCACCTGTTCCGGCTTCACCTTTGGTCCGGATCATGGCTGCGCCTTCGTTGATCCTGCGGAGGGCTTCTCCGAGGTTTCTGGCTCCACAGACAAAAGGCACTGTAAACTGTGTTTTGTCTATGTGATAGAAAGGATCCGCAGGAGTAAGGACTTCTGACTCATCCACCATGTCAACACCGAGGGCCTCCAGAATTTCGGCTTCGACAAAGTGTCCTATCCTTGCTTTTGCCATAACGGGGATGGTGACCGTGTCAATAATCTGTTGTACGATTTCGGGATCTGCCATCCTGGCGACCCCCCCAGCCTTTCGGATATCTGCAGGTACAGCTTGAAGGGCCATAACAGCAACTGCTCCGGCTTCTTCTGCAATCCTGGCCTGTTCCGGGGTTGTAACGTCCATGATCACACCCCCCTTCTGCATCCGTGCAAAGCCCCTTTTGATAAGTTCGGTCCCATGTCTCAATTTTTCAAAGTCCATGAATGTCATCCTCTTTGTTTTGATAAGATTTCTATGGTATATTGCCGTGGGAGATCTCTTCCACAGGTGAAACGGCCATCAGGTCTTTTCCACCAGTTGCAACCAGCAGGTTGCGGTTATCAGTATGCTGTTTCTCCAGTTAATTGTGAATACGCTCAATAGTTAAAAGCATTATTTAAGCTATTCCTTAATAGGAGAGTACAGAATAAATTAACTTGCAATGATATAAAATTTTTATTTTTTTATTGAAAATTAATATTTTTAATAACTATCCTGTTTTTCCGGCCATTTACCCCGAAAGTACTCCTGAACCCTTAATGAAATTCTGCGCTATACTGTCAAAAAGTATATTTATAAGTTAACTTTTCGGTTTGACATGATGATCTCAGCCTTCATATAATTTCAATCTTCATAATACATCCTTTAAGGTTTGGTACGATCCCTGAACCAGAACATGGATAGAAACTGACTCTCCTACGTTCAATTATCCAATATAAAGTTTTTGTAAATAGCCTGAGAGATGGGATGGGAAATTCTTTTAAGAAAATGATACATACTTCTTTAATTCCTCTTAGATATCAAACAGGGCATTTGAGGGGCTACATGAAAAAATAATTATAAGATGTGCTAAATCATTACATAAGGTTATTTTTTCCGGATAGTTATATAAGGTTATTTTTTCCGGATAGTTATATAAGGTTATTTTTTCCGGATAGTTTCTGGATTTCAGGTGCTTACTAATTTAAAAAACAGATTTACTTATGTCTGGGGGATTCGAAAATGAAGATTAAAAATCTGGAAGTATCATTGTTATGTGCATTTTTGCTTACCGCCCTTATCGCGTTACCGGCATATGCCCAGATGGGACCTGGAGGCAATTCAGGTATGGGTAATTCAGGTGCAGGAACGGGATATGGAATGGCGCAAGGTTACGGTTTTGCGCAGTATGACGGCAGGTTTAATGGCTTTGGGTCAATGACCTTTGAAGAAGCCGCAGATACCTTCGGGATTCCGGTTGAAGACGCGATCTCTGACCTGGAGCTTCCGGAAGATCTGGATACACAGCTTACCATTCTGGAGATCGAAGAGCAGTATGGGGTTTCAGGGCAGGAAATTGCCAGTTACATGGTAATGAACATGCAGCAACTGAATACAACCCTTAACCCGAGGGGAAGGCTCCTGATGCGTCAGGAAGCCATTCAGGCCATGAGGGCCGGGAGGGGTAATGGGATGTATTTCATGCGGCAGGGAAGCTTTGCCTACGGGAACTTTACCACTTTTAGCTTCGACGAAAGCGGGGCAATAGAAGACTTTGCCGTAAGCGGAAACCTGCTCTTTGATTCGGTTGATGTCTCGGACTTTGAGTACCTTGACGAACAGGTAACGGAAACAACAGCCTTTTACCAGGGCGCTGACAGCCAGATCCTGATTCAGGATTCCCCAATGGGAATTTTCCAGGTAAGAGCTTTTGCAGACAAAACCGTCACTTACAACCTTGCAGAGGGAGTAACGGCAAGCCTGGAAGAAAACATTTCCAGCGAACTTGAGAATGCAGTTCCGATAAAAATTACCTCTGATAATTTTGAGGGCTACCTCCTGTTTTTCAGGAATCCCCTTGCCGAAGATCCTGATGTAGATATTAACGGGACTGAAGCGGAAATCTCGGACGATAAGATCACGGTCAAACTTGTCGAAGATAGTGTGGCAATGTTCAGGGCAAGTCCGATGCAGCCTTCATTGATGCAGACCGGATACAGATACAGTAATAATTATACCTACATGAATCAGGTGTTTAACAGGGAAATAGCAACCGGAAGATTCGGAGCTGAGATGGCTCTTCGGGCAGGCTCGGATTATGCTCCGGTCACAAATTATGCCCCTGTTGGCCTGAAGATAAGGGAAAGAGATCAGGACCGCATTGTCCTCGATGTTGAATCCGAACTGCCAGATGGAAGAGTCGTCTATATAAATGTAGACAATGAAACCATCAACCTCACCAATCCCGACCGCCTGAGACTCAGGTATGACGGAACGGTAATTGAAGAAGCTGGCAGCATCGACGAGCTCTTTGCAGGCGGAAGCAACCCCCTCTGCTACAGGCAATACGAAAATGGGACAGCTTCAATTGCAGTATATATTCCGCAGTTTTCGGAACATGAGATCATAATAGACCTTGAGCCCGAAGGAGAGGAAGGTTCAGAAGACCTTGAAGCCCAGGATGAAGAAGACCTGGAAACAGGAGAATCTGCAGCTCAGGACGAAGAAGGAGAAACTGAATCATCTCCGGCTTTTGAGTTAGGGTTTGCAGTTACAGGCCTGGCAGTGGCATACGGACTGAGGCACAGGAAATAAAAACTCAGCACCGTGAGTTCTGTATCAGGAATCCGGTAATCTCATCCCCTCAAAAGGGGAAATTTGTATTTCCGGTTCCTGATTTATTACTTTATTTCATTCGAACCGTAAAACATTATTCACTATATTGAGTCGTTCTTGTCCCGCTCGACACAGGAGAGCGGTATTTCCCAAAAAGACTGAAAAGAAGGAGAAAAAACAGTAAAGTAAGAAACTATCAAAGAAGCTGTAATAACAAACGGAAAAGAACAAATCAAGCTATATCAAAAAATACCCTTATTCTGTGTCTCTTTTTCAATCAAAATTCTTTTTTCGGCTTTTTGTACAGAGCTCTTACTACTCTTCTAGCTGTTTTTCGATTCCCGAAGAATTTTCCATTACTTCTTCTCTTCCGTACAGGTCAAGCTTTGTACAGATACTTGCAGAAACCCATATGGTAAGCGCAGGGATGAAGGCTTTTAAAAATTCCATGAGATTAGTTCCAGAGTAACTGGCAGGTTCCACTGTGGCAAATCCAAAATCAAGAACAAGGGTGGATACCCCGAACAGCATGAGGGCGATAAATACCCGTGTAGCCCGCTGTCCTGCATCTCCGGAATCTTCCGGGAGTCCTTTTCGTATTATGAGGAGATATGCCATGTTTGCGCCAAGGAAAAAGCCCGCTACTTCGCCGCTGACAAGAGACATGGCTACAAGCAGGGTGGGGACTACAAACATAACGGAGTAGAAAAAGAGATTTTTCTGCCTTAAAGCAGGTTCAAAGTTTTCTTTTTTGAAAAATTCATCTTTCAAGGAGCTTTTGAGGAAGTACGAAAAGGCGACAAAGATAGTTAAGCCCAGGACAGCGCCCCCAAGGACATCACCCAGAAAGTGCCTCCCCAGGTATATTCTTGAAAAAGCTACGAGCAACACTGCTGCAGGAACCAGCCTGCCGATTCTTCTGCTGTTGAAGACGCTGGACGCCCCTCCCCAGAGCACAGTGGTAAGTGCAACATGCCCCGACGGAAAACCGAAAGGAGAATCAGGCAGAGGGTCCTGAAGGCGGAAAGCTTCAAGGATTTCCCTGTCCGGCAGTTTGAAAAAGCCCGTTTCTCCGTTTCCATTAAAGGGAGAGGTATTTTTGATTCCGTATTCCAGGTTGACTACCCTGCTGTCGACAAAATCCGGCCTTGGGAAGGCGATCAATGCCTTAAAGGTCTCGGTAAGGAGAGCAGTCCAGATCAGCAGCTGGAACAGAAGAAAACCCTTCCTGAAATCAATCCCGAAAGTGGTGATGATTATTATGCCGGCAAAAAAGGCGGCAGACCCCATTGAAGTTATCAAAAACATGAGGAAAGTAAACCATTCGGTCCCGAGGGACTGGAGGTAAAGTATGGGTTCGGTCTGGAACAAAGGATTTGTCTCCTGCTTAATGCTTTCCGGCAGGCATGTATCCGGCTCTATCCAGAAAGCGGGGAATCTGTAAAAAGTTTATGTTAAGTTTAGCATTTGACCCCACATAATAAATATATGGAAAATTAATAAAAATGTGAAAAAAATATTTATGATTTTGAGATCAATAATGTGATCATATTTTTTCTAATCAGATTGCAACATCAAGGTCGATTACTTGAAGCCAAACCAGATAGACGACACCCGAAGAAAAAGAGCTGTAATCATTTTCCTTGCCGCCATGATTTTCGTCTCGGTAAAGGGATATTTGTCCCCGGTAGTAGGTGTCGGTTTCATCCTCCAGAAAGAAGTGGTCGGAGTTTCAGGAGAAGAGAGGACTATTATCTTCCAGAACGGCCCTGAAGGAGTTCTGGTCCAGAACGTAACCTGCAGAGAACTGCTCCCGGAGAGTGAAAATCTCCAGATCAACGAGTCCGTAGAAGCCGAACTAAAAACCATGTACCCGGAAATTGAGTACGTTGTCATAATGCGGCTCTGCGTTGAAGACGAAGTAAGGGAATACAGGGCAAGCAGGGAGGACTTCAATACGCTGGAAGTGGGAAGAGTGGCCAAGTTCAGGGTTTACCGCTCCGAAAGGGACCTGATCGAGAGGATAGTCGAGATGTAAGCTCTGCAGCCGGCGCCTGCTATCAAACTATCTTTTTAATTTGTTCCTTTCAGAGTTGTTTCCCGATTATTTTCTTGTTTTTCCCGTTATTTTCTGTTTTTCCGGTCTATTTCTGCTTTTCTCTTTCGCGGAAAATTTCGTTCCTTCAGTTTTATATCCGGTGATATATAATTTTCATATATTCTGTATATACCGGAAATAATGAGCCATCGTAAATATCTGCCATAATATTCGATATTTCCGGAAATTTGATGTTCTGGAACATTGGAAATCCCGGAAATTCAATATTCTGGAATACGATATTTCCGGCATATGCACGTTTGAGGGGGATTAAATGAAATTCATGAAAACACTACTCTTGCTTTTGCTCATAGTATGCCTTATAGGCGTTTCAGGCTGCACGAGTTCGGAAGATTCCGAACCTGAAGTTCCTGTGCCCGATACTCCTGAACCCAGTCCCGATGTCCCGGCTGTTCCCAGAGCAGCAGGAAACACTTCAACTGACATCCTGAACGAGACCGTTAACATCACAGGTGAGAGCCAGGCCTATCCAAGTTATACAGCTGCTCCGGCTGCAGAGGGAAAATATCCGGCAGTGGTGCTGATCCACTCCTTTAACGGCTTTGAACCCGGATACCAGGAGATGGTGGACGGGATGGCAGCAGACGGGTTTGTTGTGGTTGCTCCGCAGTGGCAGACCTATTCCCGCTCGCCTCCGGATTCAGAGATGGAGGCCCTTGTCAGAAACAGTGTAAGTTACCTGGAGAGCAGGGATGATGTTGATCCGGAAAAAATTGGTCTCACCGGTTTTTGTGCGGGCGGCAGGTATACCATGCTTTTCCTGCCCCAGATAGAGGAATTCAATTCAGGGGTTGCCTGGTATGGTTTTCCGTATTCAGGTGGAACTGAGACCCGGCCGGAAGCACCTGCAAACCTGACCGACCAGCTTGAAGCCCCGATCCTTATCATCCACGGAACTCGCGACCAGGCGAGCAATGTCTCGGATATCTACCGGTACGCCACCGAGCTGGATGCCGCTGACAAATATTTCGAACTGAAAGTTTACCAGGGAGAACCACACGGTTTCATGGTCCAAGACGGAGAACTTTCCGAAAGCTTCGTTGCCCGGGACGCATATGATGAGATGATTGATTTCTTTGACAGGACACTGAATTCAGGGACAATGAATAATTCGTCCCAGTGACCTGAGAGAGCACTATCAGTCTCATCAATTCATTTTTTTATAAAAATAGCCTTTCAGTCCATTTTATTATAATAGGGATATATTTTGCCAGTATCATAAATATTGTCTGTATCTCTGAATTTTGCCAGTATCTCTGAATTTATCTTTTAACAGGTTGTTTTTTACTTTACATTATTGCTGAAAGTAGAGACAACTTTGCAACTTCCGAATACGATTTTCAAAAAAGCAATATATATTAAATCCATAATATTAAAATAAAAAATGTTCTTGCCCGAAACATGGACTTATGGTAAACACACTTTCTCACCTGGGAATAGGTTTGCTGATTGCGCTGGCTCTGGGCCTGAGGGGAAAGAAACTAAAAGTTGTTGCTTTTCTCTCCGTGCTCCCTGATCTGGACGTTATCCCGTATTCGTTGTTCCTCGCTGTCAACAGCAGCCTGTCCCATGAGTCCCGGAACCAGCTATTCTACCTGTTCGGGCACAGGGAGTTCACGCACTCAATTCTTTTCATACTTCTGGTTACACTTTTAATCTGGGTAAAAACAAGAGACTGGATTTTTACCTATGGGGGATTCCAGTCCATTTTTCTCCATGTTTATCTGGACTATGTCACAACCTGGAAAATGCGCCCGTTTTATCCGTTCAGTACAGACTCTTCCATTATAGGGGCAGTTTATTTCTATGACCCCCTGCTAAATTTGCTTCCATTCCTGCCCCTCTTCATTGTAATTGCAGGGAATTTGAAACGCAGGGGGAGGCTAAACGGCAGATTCGACAACTTTTGCGTTTATATAGGTAAGAACGCCGATAAACTCTATGCTTCCCTGATCCTTGTACTCCTCTTCTGGCTTGCTTTTATGCCGGTTTCAAAAGCCTTCCTCATCAATCATATATCCTGGACAGAAGAAGCCGAAATAAGCTACCAGAATACATATCCTGAAGCCACAGGCAGGTTCCTGACTGCATACTCTTTTAATTCTACTCATTACAAGGTTCTGGAAGTTAGTTATCTTTCAGGAATCGAGAAAAGCAAATATGTTGAAAAAATATTGATAAATGGAGATATTCCTGATGCTTCTGCCTACATTGAAAAGGCTGAAAAGCTCTATAGTGCCGGCCTTCCTCAGGAAATAGACTATCCGGTTTATGTGGTTTCTGAAGACGATGACTCTGTAACGGTAACCCTGAGTGATGCAAGAAATCCTTATGTTGAAAACTGGGCTTACTTCAACTCTATTTACAGGTTTATTTTTGACAAAAGGAATGAGGAATATCATGTTTACGCAAGTGTCCAGGGAGGACCGGAAGAGGAACTTAACAGAAACTGGTTTGAATGATCCAGTTCAGATGACCATTTCGTCTTTTTTCCAGAGCGGATATAAATTATCCTCTCATTTATATAATAAGAGCCAAATATACAGGAGCGAAGCACTATAGCAGTAGAACTTCTCTATCAGAAGAGCTTTAGAACTGAAGTGTTTCCAGAAATATAGTTTTCCAAAACTTATTCATTAAACACACCACAAATAATACGGAAAAATTCACGGTATATTTATGGTAAACACAATTTCCCATATAGGAATCGGTCTGCTTCTTGCCTATGCCCTGGGCTTGAAAGGAAAAAAAAGGCTTGGCCTGGTTCTTCTTTCTATAATCCCTGACCTGGACTATTTCAGCTACTCGCTCTTTACGCTCATTAACGGAAGCGTAAGTCACGAGATGAGAAACCAGCTTTTCTATTTGTTGGGTCACAGGGAGTTTACGCATTCGATTTTTTTTGCTTTTCTTGTCGCACTTCTTATCTGGTTCAGAACTAAAGACAGGGCTTTTGCATTCGGAGGGTTTCAGGCACTTTTCCTGCACATCCTCCTGGATTACACTACCATCGCAAAAATGCGTCCCTTCTATCCGTTCAGCACAAATGAATCCGCCCTTAGAGCCCTTTACCCCTTCGACCCTGTGATAAATATCATACCCTTGCTACCGGTTTTCATAGTAGCTGCGGAATATATGAAAAACAGGGACAAATGGAGGCTTGGAACCGGAGTTAAATGGAATTTTAAAAGCAAGAAGAGACGGCCTTTTAAGGGCAGAGACAGCTGGAGCCTAAAAAGTAGAGACAGCCTTAAAAACAAAAACAACCTCAAAAACAGAGATATACTGAACAGAAAATTAAGCGGACTGAAAAAATTAAGTGTATTAAACGGGTTCCATGGTTTTGTAAACAGGCATGAAGGCAAATTTTATGCTTCTTTTATCCTGATTCTCCTTGTTTGGACCACAATATTCCCTATTGCAAAAGTCCTCCTGATAGACAGCATCTCCAGGGAAGAAGGAACCAAGATCAGCTACAATGACACCTATCCTATATCGATCGGCAAATTCCTGGCAGCATATTCGTATGATGATACCCGGTATAAACTCCTGAAAGTCAGCTACTGGTCAGGAGTCGAAAAAAGCTTCTACGTTGAAAAAGTAACCGTGACCGGAGACGTCCCGGATGCCTCCGCCTATGCCGAAAGAGCCGGGAGGCTATACGGGAATTCAGTGCCTCAGGCGATCGATTATCCTGTATATTCGGTTTCGGAAAAAGATGGGGATGTAACCGTAATATTAAGCGATGCCAGAAATCCGTATGTTAAAAATTGGCCTTATTTTGATACGGTTTACAGGTTTGTTTTTGACAGGGAAAGCGGAGAATACGAGGTATATGAGAGTCACTACGGAAGAGCAGAAAAGAAGCTTGATAAAAACTATTTTGAGTGAACCTTGAGTGAACCTTGAGTGAACCTTGAGTGAACCCTGGAAGCAAAAAGCATTTTGAGAAAAACCGGAGTCGTTTCCGATTACACTTCATCCAAAAAATGTAATCGGAATAACATAACTATGCTTAAACAACATAATTATGCCGAATTATGCTGAAAAATAATTTTCCGATTATTATGTCGAAAAATATCTTCCCGATTTATTTCTGAATCTTTTTGAAGTACTTGTCTAGTTCTTCCCAGTCGATTATGTTCCAGAACCCTTCTATGAATTTGCCCCTATCATTCTTGTAATCAATGTAGTAGGCGTGCTCCCAGACATCCAGGTCCATAATGATCGGGAAATCAGGGACCAGGTTTACATTATGCTTTTCTATCTGTACGATCCCGAGCCTTTTGGTGTCATTGCAGAAAGTTAAGGCTGCCCAGCCGGAACCTTCGACACTTGATGCTACCTTGGAAAATTCTTTTTTAAATCTTTCAAAACTTCCGAAATCTTCCTTAATTGCTTCAGCAAATTCGCCGACAGGTTCCTTGCTGGCATTGCTTGCAGGAGTCATCTCCCACCAGAAGAAGTCGTGAAGGACATGCCCGCTCAGATTGAAAGACAGAGCTTTTGCAGTTGCCTTATAGTCAAAATCCGTGCCGTCTTTTCTGGCTTTGTCCATCATTTCCAGAAGGGCGTTAGTGTTGTTCACATAACCCTGATGGTGTTTGTCGTGGTGTATGCGCAGCTGTTCTTCGGAAATGTACGGTTCAAGGTCTGCGTATCCGTATTTCAATGGTGGTAACTTGTACAAGTCTTTAGCCATATTATCTACCCTCTTTACAATCAGCTGTTTTGCAGAATTTGCTCCTGAATCGGAATAGAACCCGAGTAGATCAGAATATCTGAATAGACCTGAATAGAATCCGAACGGAATCCAGATAGATCTGAACATAAAATGAAAGGTCTCTGAACAACCTGAATAACGTTCTAGCAGAATCTAAATGGAATCTAACAGAGTCTAC
This genomic interval carries:
- the pdxT gene encoding pyridoxal 5'-phosphate synthase glutaminase subunit PdxT, producing the protein MKIGVIAIQGAVSEHVDALRRALAERGVEAEVVEIKHKGIVPECSGIVIPGGESTTLCRLLAREGIGEEIKEAAARGVPVLGTCAGLIVLAKEGDRQVEKTGQELLGIMDTRVNRNAFGRQRDSFEAELDVVILDSPFTGVFIRAPGIISCGPGVRVLSRLEDMIIAAEQGNVLALAFHPELTDDLRIHQYFLDKVLSC
- the pdxS gene encoding pyridoxal 5'-phosphate synthase lyase subunit PdxS, whose protein sequence is MDFEKLRHGTELIKRGFARMQKGGVIMDVTTPEQARIAEEAGAVAVMALQAVPADIRKAGGVARMADPEIVQQIIDTVTIPVMAKARIGHFVEAEILEALGVDMVDESEVLTPADPFYHIDKTQFTVPFVCGARNLGEALRRINEGAAMIRTKGEAGTGDVSQAVKHMKQIQGEIRALAGKTKEELIMVAREIEAPIELVVETSKMQRLPVVNFAAGGVATPADAALMMRLGADGVFVGSGIFKAENPEKMAKAVVEAVNNYDNPAKLAEISKGVGAGMKGISADMIPAQEALQERGW
- a CDS encoding MAST domain-containing protein, with product MKIKNLEVSLLCAFLLTALIALPAYAQMGPGGNSGMGNSGAGTGYGMAQGYGFAQYDGRFNGFGSMTFEEAADTFGIPVEDAISDLELPEDLDTQLTILEIEEQYGVSGQEIASYMVMNMQQLNTTLNPRGRLLMRQEAIQAMRAGRGNGMYFMRQGSFAYGNFTTFSFDESGAIEDFAVSGNLLFDSVDVSDFEYLDEQVTETTAFYQGADSQILIQDSPMGIFQVRAFADKTVTYNLAEGVTASLEENISSELENAVPIKITSDNFEGYLLFFRNPLAEDPDVDINGTEAEISDDKITVKLVEDSVAMFRASPMQPSLMQTGYRYSNNYTYMNQVFNREIATGRFGAEMALRAGSDYAPVTNYAPVGLKIRERDQDRIVLDVESELPDGRVVYINVDNETINLTNPDRLRLRYDGTVIEEAGSIDELFAGGSNPLCYRQYENGTASIAVYIPQFSEHEIIIDLEPEGEEGSEDLEAQDEEDLETGESAAQDEEGETESSPAFELGFAVTGLAVAYGLRHRK
- a CDS encoding phosphatase PAP2 family protein; the protein is MFQTEPILYLQSLGTEWFTFLMFLITSMGSAAFFAGIIIITTFGIDFRKGFLLFQLLIWTALLTETFKALIAFPRPDFVDSRVVNLEYGIKNTSPFNGNGETGFFKLPDREILEAFRLQDPLPDSPFGFPSGHVALTTVLWGGASSVFNSRRIGRLVPAAVLLVAFSRIYLGRHFLGDVLGGAVLGLTIFVAFSYFLKSSLKDEFFKKENFEPALRQKNLFFYSVMFVVPTLLVAMSLVSGEVAGFFLGANMAYLLIIRKGLPEDSGDAGQRATRVFIALMLFGVSTLVLDFGFATVEPASYSGTNLMEFLKAFIPALTIWVSASICTKLDLYGREEVMENSSGIEKQLEE
- a CDS encoding dienelactone hydrolase family protein is translated as MKFMKTLLLLLLIVCLIGVSGCTSSEDSEPEVPVPDTPEPSPDVPAVPRAAGNTSTDILNETVNITGESQAYPSYTAAPAAEGKYPAVVLIHSFNGFEPGYQEMVDGMAADGFVVVAPQWQTYSRSPPDSEMEALVRNSVSYLESRDDVDPEKIGLTGFCAGGRYTMLFLPQIEEFNSGVAWYGFPYSGGTETRPEAPANLTDQLEAPILIIHGTRDQASNVSDIYRYATELDAADKYFELKVYQGEPHGFMVQDGELSESFVARDAYDEMIDFFDRTLNSGTMNNSSQ
- a CDS encoding metal-dependent hydrolase, coding for MVNTLSHLGIGLLIALALGLRGKKLKVVAFLSVLPDLDVIPYSLFLAVNSSLSHESRNQLFYLFGHREFTHSILFILLVTLLIWVKTRDWIFTYGGFQSIFLHVYLDYVTTWKMRPFYPFSTDSSIIGAVYFYDPLLNLLPFLPLFIVIAGNLKRRGRLNGRFDNFCVYIGKNADKLYASLILVLLFWLAFMPVSKAFLINHISWTEEAEISYQNTYPEATGRFLTAYSFNSTHYKVLEVSYLSGIEKSKYVEKILINGDIPDASAYIEKAEKLYSAGLPQEIDYPVYVVSEDDDSVTVTLSDARNPYVENWAYFNSIYRFIFDKRNEEYHVYASVQGGPEEELNRNWFE
- a CDS encoding metal-dependent hydrolase gives rise to the protein MVNTISHIGIGLLLAYALGLKGKKRLGLVLLSIIPDLDYFSYSLFTLINGSVSHEMRNQLFYLLGHREFTHSIFFAFLVALLIWFRTKDRAFAFGGFQALFLHILLDYTTIAKMRPFYPFSTNESALRALYPFDPVINIIPLLPVFIVAAEYMKNRDKWRLGTGVKWNFKSKKRRPFKGRDSWSLKSRDSLKNKNNLKNRDILNRKLSGLKKLSVLNGFHGFVNRHEGKFYASFILILLVWTTIFPIAKVLLIDSISREEGTKISYNDTYPISIGKFLAAYSYDDTRYKLLKVSYWSGVEKSFYVEKVTVTGDVPDASAYAERAGRLYGNSVPQAIDYPVYSVSEKDGDVTVILSDARNPYVKNWPYFDTVYRFVFDRESGEYEVYESHYGRAEKKLDKNYFE
- a CDS encoding superoxide dismutase is translated as MAKDLYKLPPLKYGYADLEPYISEEQLRIHHDKHHQGYVNNTNALLEMMDKARKDGTDFDYKATAKALSFNLSGHVLHDFFWWEMTPASNASKEPVGEFAEAIKEDFGSFERFKKEFSKVASSVEGSGWAALTFCNDTKRLGIVQIEKHNVNLVPDFPIIMDLDVWEHAYYIDYKNDRGKFIEGFWNIIDWEELDKYFKKIQK